A section of the Saccharopolyspora gregorii genome encodes:
- a CDS encoding carbamoyltransferase family protein, with protein MRVLGVNGWPGVSHDAAACLLIDGEVVAFAEEERFTRHKHAYGAAPLNATAHCLDRAGLALDDVDVVAHGWDLPRLYRDRGLDWFSCERDALEHLLPAALFPRGRDPQLTFVGHHHAHAASAYHLSGHDRGAILVLDGQGENESASLAVGERGRVRMLRSVRPGWSLGYFYSAVCEHVGLGGDAAGKMMGLASYGTPGDATFGTFGFTDDGYTLDAVPEGLLARGSTDEESAALELWREHLARTQPLPPNRVSTRFDPAIGRFRRVTERDPFDYRDLAATAQSAVEQCAMGLVRALLRETGQRTLLLAGGVAFNATLNGKLLRMPEVRDLFVQPLAGDQGVALGAAAFVAAEAGERVRPMTGSVAWGPRWSAGRIRERLEAAGIAYTEPADIAEATADLIAAGDVVGWVQGAAEGGPRALGHRSILTRPAPLSQRDRVNVRVKDREAWRPFAPSLPAEAAPELLGVPTPLPYMIVTTPVPESSRELMPAVVHEDRTTRPQTVSADVDPLYHRLLGAVGERTGVPVVLNTSFNGKEEPVVCSPDDALATFARCPLDAVALGPFLVRRDTGGRS; from the coding sequence ATGCGCGTTCTCGGAGTCAACGGGTGGCCCGGTGTCAGTCATGACGCGGCGGCCTGCCTGCTCATCGACGGAGAAGTGGTGGCGTTCGCCGAAGAGGAGCGCTTCACCCGGCACAAGCACGCCTACGGCGCGGCGCCGCTGAACGCGACCGCGCACTGCCTGGACCGCGCCGGACTCGCGCTGGACGACGTGGACGTCGTCGCCCACGGCTGGGACCTGCCGCGGCTCTACCGCGATCGCGGGTTGGACTGGTTCTCGTGCGAACGCGACGCGCTGGAGCACTTGCTGCCCGCGGCGCTGTTCCCGCGCGGCCGCGACCCGCAGCTGACGTTCGTCGGCCACCACCACGCGCACGCGGCCAGCGCCTACCACCTCTCCGGCCACGACCGCGGCGCGATCCTGGTGCTCGACGGCCAGGGCGAGAACGAGAGCGCGAGCCTCGCCGTGGGCGAGCGGGGCAGGGTGCGGATGCTGCGCTCGGTTCGGCCCGGCTGGTCGCTGGGCTACTTCTACTCCGCGGTGTGCGAGCACGTCGGACTGGGCGGCGACGCGGCCGGGAAGATGATGGGGCTGGCCTCCTACGGCACGCCCGGCGACGCCACGTTCGGCACGTTCGGGTTCACCGACGACGGCTACACCCTCGACGCCGTCCCGGAGGGCCTGCTCGCGCGCGGCAGCACCGACGAGGAGTCCGCGGCGCTGGAGCTGTGGCGGGAGCACCTGGCGCGCACGCAGCCGTTGCCGCCGAACCGGGTCAGCACCCGCTTCGACCCGGCGATCGGCCGGTTCCGGCGGGTGACCGAGCGGGATCCGTTCGACTACCGGGACCTCGCCGCCACCGCGCAGTCCGCCGTGGAGCAGTGCGCGATGGGCCTGGTGCGCGCGCTGCTGCGCGAAACCGGGCAGCGCACGTTGCTGCTGGCGGGCGGTGTCGCGTTCAACGCCACCCTCAACGGGAAGCTGCTGCGGATGCCGGAGGTCCGCGACCTGTTCGTGCAGCCGCTGGCCGGGGACCAGGGCGTCGCGCTCGGCGCCGCGGCGTTCGTCGCCGCCGAGGCAGGCGAACGGGTGCGGCCGATGACCGGGTCGGTGGCCTGGGGCCCGCGGTGGAGCGCGGGGCGGATCCGGGAACGGCTGGAGGCGGCCGGCATCGCCTACACCGAACCGGCCGACATCGCCGAGGCCACCGCCGACCTGATCGCGGCCGGCGACGTGGTGGGCTGGGTGCAAGGCGCGGCGGAGGGCGGTCCGCGCGCGCTGGGCCACCGCAGCATCCTCACCCGCCCCGCGCCGCTGTCCCAGCGCGACCGGGTCAACGTGCGGGTCAAGGACCGGGAGGCGTGGCGCCCGTTCGCACCGAGCCTGCCCGCGGAAGCCGCGCCGGAACTGCTCGGCGTTCCCACCCCGCTGCCGTACATGATCGTGACCACCCCGGTGCCGGAGAGCTCCCGGGAGCTGATGCCCGCGGTGGTGCACGAGGACCGCACCACCCGGCCGCAGACCGTCTCCGCCGACGTCGACCCGCTCTACCACCGGCTGCTCGGTGCGGTGGGCGAGCGCACCGGTGTCCCGGTCGTGCTCAACACCTCGTTCAACGGCAAGGAAGAACCCGTCGTGTGCTCCCCGGACGACGCGCTGGCGACCTTCGCCCGGTGCCCGCTCGACGCGGTGGCGCTCGGACCGTTCCTGGTGCGCCGGGACACCGGGGGGCGGTCATGA
- a CDS encoding glycosyltransferase, which yields MGDDEPELSRALAATSVIIALRDDVRIAECLNSIDEDVEVVLALNGATAQIRALLAARPEPLTITEIADAGNLGAAYNAGAEAAAGRYLLLMDSDCTFAPGVIRSMVRAALTDPVVKGQVVYGEADELLSRLTARVREYDEGDYISALSPPLVYDRGIVERIGGYHFNPLIHWCEDREFDFRLQLAGIAVRSLPEARIFHDAQRGFQNVRSYFRYGIGEGIAQELGVFTTPAVPVLWRCFEASRTLLHCARRKGIGAAAYYAVLKAALHTGTLHHLLRDPYRVRARYPATARRVRMVHAIPQHCCELSPEQKRRLRESHARHGTPIAAAGDQSGDTGSTRQDP from the coding sequence GTGGGCGACGACGAACCGGAGCTGTCGCGCGCGCTGGCCGCGACCAGCGTGATCATCGCGCTGCGCGACGACGTGCGCATCGCCGAGTGCCTGAACTCCATCGACGAGGACGTGGAGGTGGTGCTGGCGCTCAACGGCGCCACCGCCCAGATCCGCGCCCTGCTGGCGGCCCGGCCCGAACCGCTGACGATCACCGAGATCGCCGACGCGGGCAACCTCGGCGCCGCCTACAACGCCGGGGCCGAGGCCGCCGCGGGCCGCTACCTGCTGCTGATGGACTCCGACTGCACCTTCGCGCCCGGCGTGATCCGGTCGATGGTGCGCGCGGCGCTGACCGACCCGGTGGTCAAGGGGCAGGTCGTCTACGGCGAAGCCGACGAGCTGCTGAGCAGGCTCACCGCCCGGGTCCGCGAGTACGACGAGGGCGACTACATCAGCGCGTTGTCCCCGCCGCTGGTCTACGACCGCGGCATCGTCGAGCGCATCGGCGGCTACCACTTCAACCCGCTGATCCACTGGTGCGAGGACCGCGAGTTCGACTTCCGGTTGCAGCTGGCCGGGATCGCGGTGCGCTCCCTGCCGGAGGCGCGGATCTTCCACGACGCGCAGCGCGGGTTCCAGAACGTGCGCAGCTACTTCCGCTACGGCATCGGGGAGGGCATCGCCCAGGAGCTGGGCGTGTTCACCACCCCGGCCGTGCCGGTGCTGTGGCGGTGCTTCGAGGCGTCGCGGACGCTGCTGCACTGCGCGCGGCGCAAGGGGATCGGTGCCGCCGCGTACTACGCGGTGCTCAAGGCGGCGCTGCACACCGGAACGCTCCACCACCTGCTGCGGGACCCCTACCGGGTGCGGGCGCGGTACCCGGCGACGGCGCGGCGGGTCCGGATGGTGCACGCCATCCCGCAGCACTGCTGCGAGCTGAGCCCCGAGCAGAAGCGGCGGTTGCGGGAGTCGCACGCGCGCCACGGCACCCCGATCGCCGCGGCCGGCGATCAGTCCGGGGACACCGGCAGCACCAGGCAGGACCCGTGA
- a CDS encoding ATP-grasp domain-containing protein — MGSRLLVCGVGAGMDGSVSALARLGLEVVVATERPGPAAHRDAGTVLRVDPHDADAVAAGLAGAGITGLDGVLSLGCDNPPAVSGLAARFGCPGLPERVALDCTLKHRRLRRLAAAGVATPRHAVATTLRGALDGLRELGLPAVVKPCDRSSSVGVAKVDGPETARPLVERALRLSRSGRIVLEEFLEGTEHTAVAFLADGVLHPVGFADRDYRNKELFAPHFLESGDTLPTALTAEQVREVLAVVHTAARALELDPAVINTDVLRTADGEVFLLEITARITGARIATEVMPLSTGVDPLPNLARLALGRPLAVDELVPTRCRAVVQRFRPVDGEFVAWAGDLGQVPRDPRVHDLFWGVRPRAGTRLPRCGSGTDVLGGVIATGESVAEAESVAAAALRSLPVRLETDDPNRER; from the coding sequence GTGGGTAGCCGGCTGCTGGTCTGCGGCGTCGGCGCCGGGATGGACGGGTCGGTCTCCGCGCTGGCCCGCCTCGGCCTGGAGGTCGTGGTCGCCACCGAACGCCCCGGGCCGGCCGCGCACCGCGACGCGGGCACCGTGCTGCGGGTCGACCCGCACGACGCGGACGCGGTCGCGGCCGGGCTCGCCGGAGCCGGGATCACGGGGCTCGACGGTGTGCTGTCCCTCGGTTGCGACAACCCGCCCGCCGTGAGCGGGCTGGCGGCCCGTTTCGGCTGCCCGGGCCTGCCCGAGCGCGTCGCGCTGGACTGCACCCTCAAGCACCGCAGGCTGCGGCGGCTCGCCGCGGCCGGAGTGGCCACGCCCCGCCACGCGGTGGCCACGACGCTGCGCGGCGCGCTCGACGGGCTGCGCGAACTGGGACTGCCCGCCGTGGTCAAACCGTGCGACCGGTCCTCATCGGTGGGGGTGGCCAAAGTGGACGGTCCGGAGACCGCGCGGCCGCTGGTCGAGCGGGCGCTGCGGCTGAGCCGGTCCGGCCGGATCGTGCTGGAGGAATTCCTGGAGGGCACCGAGCACACCGCGGTCGCGTTCCTCGCCGACGGCGTGCTGCACCCGGTCGGGTTCGCCGACCGCGACTACCGGAACAAGGAGCTGTTCGCACCGCACTTCCTGGAAAGCGGTGACACCCTGCCCACCGCGCTCACCGCGGAGCAGGTGCGCGAAGTGCTGGCGGTCGTGCACACCGCCGCGCGGGCCCTGGAACTGGATCCCGCTGTGATCAACACCGATGTGCTGCGCACCGCGGACGGCGAGGTGTTCCTGCTGGAGATCACCGCGCGGATCACCGGCGCCCGGATCGCCACCGAGGTGATGCCGCTGAGCACCGGCGTCGACCCGCTGCCCAACCTGGCCCGGCTCGCCCTGGGCAGGCCGCTCGCGGTCGACGAGCTCGTGCCCACCCGGTGCCGGGCGGTGGTGCAGCGGTTCCGCCCGGTGGACGGCGAATTCGTGGCCTGGGCGGGAGATCTCGGCCAGGTGCCGCGAGACCCGCGGGTGCACGACCTGTTCTGGGGAGTGCGCCCCCGCGCCGGCACGAGGCTGCCGCGCTGCGGCAGCGGGACCGACGTGCTCGGCGGCGTCATCGCGACCGGGGAGTCGGTCGCCGAAGCGGAGTCCGTGGCCGCCGCGGCGCTGCGCTCGCTGCCGGTGCGCTTGGAGACCGACGACCCGAACCGGGAGAGGTGA
- a CDS encoding PIG-L deacetylase family protein codes for MTGVRDVLVLAPHPDDEVIGCGGSIAAHAANGARVTVVVVVERERSGFDDDVTDEEFAQETADACAVLGVSRCVRLDEPSRDLRSSRRLHLDVVRALRETRPQVVYLPHDNDDDVEHRAVHRLGVEALWMAQSSFFGEAGEPMSAPELVLGYEVWSPLARFQHVRDIGEHLEAKVAAMGCYRSQLAHARWDEGVRGLASYRGVLTSGGGHAEVFQVLQVAARG; via the coding sequence GTGACCGGGGTCCGCGACGTGCTGGTGCTCGCGCCGCACCCGGACGACGAGGTGATCGGCTGCGGCGGGTCGATCGCCGCGCACGCGGCGAACGGAGCGCGGGTGACCGTCGTGGTCGTGGTCGAACGCGAACGCAGCGGATTCGACGACGACGTCACCGATGAGGAGTTCGCCCAGGAGACCGCCGACGCCTGCGCGGTGCTCGGGGTGAGCAGGTGCGTGCGGCTCGACGAGCCCTCCCGCGATCTGCGGTCGTCCCGGCGGTTGCACCTCGACGTGGTGCGGGCGCTGCGCGAAACCCGCCCGCAGGTGGTGTACCTGCCGCACGACAACGACGACGACGTCGAGCACCGCGCGGTGCACCGGCTCGGAGTGGAGGCGCTGTGGATGGCCCAGTCGTCGTTCTTCGGCGAAGCGGGCGAACCGATGTCCGCGCCGGAACTGGTGCTGGGCTACGAGGTGTGGTCGCCGCTGGCCCGGTTCCAGCACGTGCGCGACATCGGCGAGCACCTGGAGGCGAAGGTGGCCGCGATGGGCTGCTACCGGTCGCAGCTCGCGCACGCCCGCTGGGACGAGGGAGTGCGCGGCCTGGCGTCCTACCGGGGCGTGCTGACCTCCGGTGGCGGGCACGCCGAGGTGTTCCAGGTGCTGCAGGTGGCCGCCCGTGGGTAG
- a CDS encoding CocE/NonD family hydrolase — protein sequence MRIPLRDNTVLLADLYRPDTADRLPTAVRRTPYGRSGAPGGRSVDGLRLVRAGYNLLVQSTRGRDGSDGAFRPFATEREDGADTLDWVAAQPWCDGRTALFGRSYEGMAALLAAPDSGCGAVAAQVAPGSRAGATRSGGAFQLGFCLHWVLCDLVLPELAAGSAAAAEVIAALDDIDRLYADPGAALELLDRCAPYYRDWLEEPAVAEEPAAGPPLLSIGGWYDIFLADGLAARSRRPELSTLVVGPWSHCVTGGIFPQRRYGHAADEDVVDITALHIAHFDRALKGRDTAPGAPVRLFVTGADEWRDFPCWPVPGTTDQAVHLAGRGRAAEGDGRLLPEPAEPASDQLRHDPAAPVPTCGGATLMTGMFVGADCGPLDQRDVERHPHVLRYTGDRLHRPLTVIGEVRVVLGFAATTPDADLAAKLVDVHPDGRAELLCDGVLRARHRDPGAPAGLEPGRITELAVRLGAVAHRFGAGHRIRLDLAASNFPRFDLDPALAAGVVGAVHHGGAHGSCLVLPVSPD from the coding sequence TTGCGGATTCCGCTGCGGGACAACACTGTTCTCCTCGCCGACCTGTACCGGCCGGACACGGCGGACCGGCTGCCGACCGCGGTGCGGCGCACCCCTTACGGCCGTTCGGGAGCGCCCGGGGGACGGTCCGTGGACGGGCTGCGCCTGGTGCGGGCCGGGTACAACCTGCTGGTGCAGAGCACGCGCGGCCGGGACGGTTCCGATGGCGCCTTCCGGCCGTTCGCCACCGAACGCGAGGACGGCGCCGACACGCTCGACTGGGTCGCCGCTCAGCCGTGGTGCGACGGCAGGACCGCGCTGTTCGGCCGCTCCTACGAGGGCATGGCGGCGCTGCTGGCGGCGCCGGATTCCGGGTGCGGAGCGGTCGCCGCGCAGGTCGCGCCCGGTTCCCGCGCCGGTGCCACGCGTTCCGGTGGTGCGTTCCAGCTCGGGTTCTGCCTGCACTGGGTGCTGTGCGATCTGGTGCTGCCCGAGCTCGCGGCCGGTTCGGCGGCGGCCGCCGAGGTCATCGCCGCGCTCGACGACATCGACCGGCTCTACGCCGATCCCGGTGCGGCGCTGGAGCTGCTGGACAGGTGCGCGCCGTACTACCGGGACTGGCTGGAGGAACCCGCGGTGGCGGAGGAACCCGCCGCGGGACCGCCGCTGCTGAGCATCGGCGGCTGGTACGACATCTTCCTCGCCGACGGCCTCGCGGCGCGCTCCCGGCGGCCCGAGCTGTCCACGTTGGTCGTCGGACCCTGGTCGCACTGCGTCACCGGCGGGATCTTCCCGCAGCGGCGCTACGGCCACGCCGCCGACGAGGACGTCGTCGACATCACCGCCCTGCACATCGCGCACTTCGACCGGGCGTTGAAGGGCCGGGACACCGCGCCCGGCGCGCCGGTCCGGTTGTTCGTCACCGGAGCCGACGAGTGGCGCGACTTCCCGTGCTGGCCGGTTCCCGGCACCACCGACCAGGCCGTGCACCTGGCCGGCCGGGGACGGGCCGCCGAAGGCGACGGGCGGTTGCTGCCCGAGCCGGCGGAGCCCGCATCGGACCAGCTGCGCCACGACCCGGCCGCACCGGTGCCCACGTGCGGCGGGGCCACGCTGATGACCGGGATGTTCGTCGGCGCCGACTGCGGCCCCCTCGACCAGCGCGACGTCGAACGACACCCCCACGTGCTGCGCTACACCGGTGACCGGCTGCACCGGCCGCTCACCGTCATCGGCGAGGTGCGGGTGGTGCTCGGTTTCGCCGCCACCACCCCCGATGCGGACTTGGCGGCGAAGCTCGTCGACGTGCACCCGGACGGCCGGGCCGAGCTGCTCTGCGACGGCGTGCTGCGCGCCCGCCACCGCGACCCGGGCGCCCCGGCCGGTCTGGAACCCGGCCGGATCACCGAGCTCGCGGTGCGGCTGGGCGCGGTGGCGCACCGGTTCGGCGCGGGACACCGCATCCGGCTCGACCTCGCCGCGAGCAACTTCCCCCGGTTCGACCTCGACCCCGCCCTGGCCGCGGGCGTGGTCGGCGCGGTGCACCACGGTGGCGCTCACGGGTCCTGCCTGGTGCTGCCGGTGTCCCCGGACTGA
- a CDS encoding Gfo/Idh/MocA family protein, which translates to MSSLRLAVVGCGAAARGCHLPALARSGPQVRLTALVDRSPREAERALEVYRAHSGTGDVRPATAVHEVLDEFDAAVVVVPHTAHRAVAEDLLAHGKHVLLEKPMTTGPADARHLVERARSGAAVLAMAHPRRLFPAYAWVRRLIRSGELGDVRRVDWVEGAPYGWEPVSWSMFDRALAGGGVLTDTGAHVLDTLLWWFGPDVEVADYRDNSLGGVESDAELSLRFGPVEARVSLSRLRPLGGGCTVVGDRATATIGTDFPAGECTLITADGVELHRGDVAPVAPAQGEWELLFVEQLADFAAAVERGTAPHSVPADGLAVVDLIDRCYHGPARRAWAQPWITGDAGAVRA; encoded by the coding sequence ATGTCATCACTTCGCCTGGCCGTCGTCGGTTGCGGAGCGGCGGCGCGCGGATGCCATCTGCCCGCGCTCGCCCGGTCCGGACCGCAGGTGCGGTTGACCGCGTTGGTCGACCGGAGCCCGCGGGAGGCCGAGCGGGCCCTGGAGGTGTACCGGGCGCACTCCGGTACCGGGGACGTGCGGCCGGCCACCGCCGTGCACGAGGTCCTCGACGAGTTCGACGCGGCCGTGGTGGTCGTCCCGCACACCGCGCACCGCGCCGTGGCCGAAGATCTGCTCGCGCACGGCAAGCACGTGCTGCTGGAGAAACCGATGACCACCGGCCCCGCCGACGCGCGCCACCTGGTCGAGCGGGCCCGCTCCGGTGCGGCCGTGCTCGCCATGGCGCACCCGCGGCGGCTGTTCCCCGCCTACGCCTGGGTGCGGCGGCTGATCCGGTCCGGCGAGCTGGGCGACGTGCGCCGCGTCGACTGGGTCGAAGGGGCGCCCTACGGGTGGGAACCGGTGAGCTGGTCGATGTTCGACCGCGCGCTGGCCGGGGGCGGGGTGCTCACCGACACCGGCGCGCACGTCCTGGACACCCTGCTGTGGTGGTTCGGGCCCGACGTGGAAGTCGCCGACTACCGCGACAACTCCCTCGGCGGCGTCGAGTCCGACGCGGAGCTGTCGCTGCGGTTCGGACCGGTCGAGGCGCGGGTGTCGTTGAGCAGGCTGCGGCCGCTCGGCGGCGGCTGCACCGTCGTCGGCGACCGGGCGACGGCCACGATCGGTACGGACTTCCCCGCCGGGGAGTGCACGTTGATCACCGCGGACGGCGTCGAGCTCCACCGCGGTGACGTGGCACCGGTGGCGCCCGCGCAGGGCGAGTGGGAGCTGCTGTTCGTGGAGCAGCTGGCGGACTTCGCGGCCGCCGTCGAGCGCGGCACCGCACCGCACTCCGTTCCCGCCGACGGGCTCGCCGTCGTCGACCTGATCGACCGCTGCTACCACGGCCCCGCCCGGCGCGCGTGGGCCCAGCCCTGGATCACCGGCGACGCCGGAGCGGTCCGCGCCTAG
- a CDS encoding NAD-dependent epimerase/dehydratase family protein codes for MTTADRTVAVTGASGLVGGRIVERLVLDGAERVVPVVRGFGRVARFALLPQERMSFRVADLLDQEALEDAFRGVDVVVHCAFGSRGSEDERWATTVGGTANVLAAARRAGVRRVVHLSTLDVYDRTTIERITESAPARPDDPGDREYEQQKLAAERLVLRAHGEGLETVVLQPGVIYGPWAEQWTVAQLTRPAADYEHLPTGDAGISNAVHVDDVADAARLAVTAPVAAGQRYLVGSDEPVSWGAFFDAFRGMLGHGTPSGAGRCTVADWELALYRQPGRAEFGKLRRELGHHARVSFADGIALTAQWARWYGLVPASAS; via the coding sequence ATGACCACTGCGGACAGAACCGTGGCCGTGACCGGAGCGAGCGGGCTCGTCGGCGGGCGGATCGTGGAACGGCTGGTGCTCGATGGGGCGGAGCGGGTCGTGCCGGTGGTGCGCGGGTTCGGGCGGGTGGCCAGGTTCGCCCTGCTGCCGCAGGAGCGGATGTCGTTCCGGGTCGCCGACCTGCTCGACCAGGAGGCGCTGGAGGACGCGTTCCGCGGCGTCGACGTGGTCGTGCACTGCGCCTTCGGCTCGCGCGGATCGGAGGACGAACGCTGGGCCACCACCGTCGGGGGAACCGCGAACGTGCTCGCCGCGGCCCGGCGGGCGGGTGTGCGGCGCGTCGTGCACCTGAGCACGCTGGACGTCTACGACCGGACCACGATCGAGCGGATCACCGAGTCGGCGCCGGCCCGCCCCGACGATCCCGGCGACCGCGAGTACGAGCAGCAGAAGCTCGCCGCGGAGCGCCTCGTGCTGCGGGCGCACGGCGAGGGGCTGGAGACCGTGGTGCTGCAACCCGGGGTGATCTACGGGCCGTGGGCCGAGCAGTGGACGGTGGCGCAGCTGACGCGGCCCGCCGCCGACTACGAGCACCTGCCGACCGGGGACGCCGGGATCAGCAACGCCGTGCACGTCGACGACGTCGCCGACGCGGCACGGCTGGCCGTCACCGCGCCCGTCGCGGCGGGGCAGCGCTACCTGGTGGGCAGCGACGAACCGGTCAGCTGGGGCGCGTTCTTCGACGCCTTCCGCGGCATGCTCGGCCACGGCACCCCGTCCGGAGCGGGTCGGTGCACCGTTGCGGACTGGGAGCTGGCGCTGTACCGCCAGCCCGGCCGCGCCGAGTTCGGCAAGCTGCGGCGGGAGCTGGGCCACCACGCGCGGGTGTCGTTCGCCGACGGCATCGCGCTGACCGCGCAGTGGGCCCGCTGGTACGGACTCGTCCCGGCGAGCGCGTCGTGA
- a CDS encoding condensation domain-containing protein — MTGGDDQRVRDRLVELLGHRLVTAEFDPATALWQQGVDSLDLIRLARSAEIEFAARIALRELLDPDLTLDALVRTVRAREGTAGGAGGELLGPVVFAPSQEHAWDMQRGGRDHWNQSLLFRTRPAVRGATLRTAVRGLVVRHQSLRLRVEDRPGQRPRQTSWDAEDGDRDAVFHQVDVTGLGERRAGEQVLRRAEREQRELDLAAGRTFRCVFFDAGDAPGWLLVTAHQLTVDLMSWPIILADLEHLAAAAEAGAEPALPGEGTSALRWAAAVAEYARTPGAEAELPWWTGVLDTPAAVPLDFPHDDPHRANTGATAEIHVERFTREQTGRLLTTAVGGERVPPATVLLHALGEVLATWCGTDRFRLDVLRHGRDEDLAPVDLGRTTGWFTVSVPVRLSRAGGLIGTRDHLDGMPHGGVGYGALRHHGRPRPSGRLRSAARSDVSFDYEGDEDALPIGEVLIDVADEQPTGITAADWSRPHLIEVLAMISDGELRVEWWYSRALHVPATIRRLAAEHRRRACRPETSPEPHRSER; from the coding sequence ATGACCGGCGGGGACGACCAGCGGGTGCGGGACCGGCTGGTGGAACTGCTCGGGCATCGGCTGGTGACCGCGGAGTTCGATCCCGCGACGGCGCTGTGGCAGCAGGGCGTCGACTCGCTGGACCTGATCCGCCTCGCCCGCAGCGCCGAGATCGAGTTCGCGGCCCGGATCGCGCTGCGGGAACTGCTCGACCCGGACCTGACGCTGGACGCGCTCGTGCGGACGGTGCGCGCGCGGGAGGGCACGGCCGGCGGCGCCGGCGGTGAACTGCTCGGCCCGGTGGTGTTCGCGCCCTCCCAGGAGCACGCCTGGGACATGCAGCGCGGCGGGCGCGACCACTGGAACCAGTCGCTGCTGTTCCGCACCCGCCCCGCGGTGCGCGGCGCGACCTTGCGCACCGCGGTGCGCGGCCTCGTGGTCCGGCACCAGTCGCTGCGGCTGCGGGTGGAGGACCGGCCCGGGCAGCGGCCGAGGCAGACTTCGTGGGACGCCGAGGACGGCGACCGGGATGCGGTGTTCCACCAGGTCGACGTCACCGGCCTCGGTGAACGGCGGGCGGGCGAGCAGGTGCTGCGGCGCGCGGAGCGGGAGCAGCGCGAGCTGGACCTGGCCGCGGGCCGCACCTTCCGCTGCGTCTTCTTCGACGCGGGCGACGCACCCGGGTGGCTGCTGGTGACCGCACACCAGCTGACCGTCGACCTGATGTCCTGGCCGATCATCCTCGCCGACCTGGAGCACCTCGCCGCGGCCGCCGAGGCGGGCGCCGAACCGGCGCTGCCCGGTGAGGGCACGTCCGCGCTGCGGTGGGCCGCGGCGGTCGCCGAGTACGCCCGGACACCCGGTGCGGAAGCGGAACTGCCGTGGTGGACCGGCGTGCTCGACACCCCCGCCGCGGTGCCGCTGGACTTCCCGCACGACGACCCGCACCGGGCGAACACCGGCGCCACCGCGGAGATCCACGTGGAACGGTTCACCCGGGAGCAGACCGGCCGCCTCCTGACGACCGCGGTGGGCGGAGAGCGGGTGCCGCCCGCGACGGTGCTGCTGCACGCGCTCGGCGAGGTGCTGGCGACGTGGTGCGGCACCGACCGGTTCCGGCTCGACGTGCTGCGCCACGGTCGCGACGAGGATCTCGCCCCCGTCGACCTCGGCCGCACCACCGGCTGGTTCACGGTGTCCGTGCCGGTGCGCCTGTCCCGGGCGGGCGGGCTCATCGGCACCCGCGACCACCTCGACGGCATGCCGCACGGCGGTGTCGGCTACGGCGCGCTGCGCCACCACGGCAGACCGCGTCCCTCCGGCCGGTTGCGCTCGGCCGCCCGCTCCGACGTGTCCTTCGACTACGAGGGCGACGAGGACGCGCTGCCGATCGGCGAGGTGCTGATCGACGTCGCCGACGAGCAGCCCACCGGGATCACCGCCGCCGACTGGTCCCGGCCGCACCTGATCGAGGTGCTGGCGATGATCTCCGACGGTGAACTGCGCGTCGAGTGGTGGTACTCCCGCGCCCTGCACGTGCCCGCGACGATCCGGCGCCTGGCCGCCGAGCACCGCCGCCGGGCGTGCCGACCCGAGACGTCCCCCGAACCGCACAGGAGCGAGCGCTGA